A region of Mycoplasmopsis bovirhinis DNA encodes the following proteins:
- the rpsD gene encoding 30S ribosomal protein S4: MSRYTGPVFKKSRRLGFSILESGKEFAKGKKRTYAPGQHGTRRVKLSDYGLHLYEKQKVKHLFGVSEKQLRKTFQKATKLKGVTGTNLLQLLEIRLDNLVYRAGFATTRRQARQLVNHGHFTLNGKKANIPSILVSLGDTIELKEKSRANKQIVEALQTKEAAAWLTRKDFAFKLDRLPERTEIHQEIKDALIVEFYSK; the protein is encoded by the coding sequence ATGTCAAGATATACAGGACCTGTATTTAAAAAATCTCGTCGTCTAGGTTTCTCAATTCTTGAAAGCGGAAAAGAATTCGCTAAAGGGAAAAAAAGAACATATGCTCCTGGACAACATGGGACACGTAGAGTTAAATTATCAGATTACGGTTTACACTTATATGAAAAACAAAAGGTAAAACATTTATTTGGTGTAAGCGAAAAACAATTACGTAAAACTTTCCAAAAGGCTACTAAATTAAAAGGTGTTACTGGTACAAACTTACTTCAATTATTAGAAATACGTTTAGATAACTTAGTTTATAGAGCTGGTTTTGCAACAACTAGAAGACAAGCTCGTCAATTAGTTAACCACGGACACTTCACTTTAAATGGTAAAAAAGCAAACATTCCTTCAATTTTAGTATCATTAGGTGATACAATTGAATTAAAAGAAAAATCACGTGCAAACAAACAAATTGTTGAAGCTTTACAAACTAAAGAAGCAGCTGCATGATTAACTAGAAAAGATTTTGCCTTTAAATTAGATAGATTACCAGAAAGAACTGAAATTCATCAAGAAATCAAAGATGCCTTGATTGTTGAGTTCTACTCAAAATAA
- the rpmE gene encoding 50S ribosomal protein L31: MKKNLHPEYHEVQIACSTCATKFVFKSVRKNFSVDVCSGCHAVFTGNRTQVKATGRIDKFNKRLEKMSK, from the coding sequence ATGAAAAAGAATCTTCACCCAGAATATCATGAAGTGCAAATTGCTTGTTCTACATGTGCAACTAAATTTGTTTTTAAATCAGTAAGAAAAAACTTTTCAGTTGATGTTTGCTCAGGTTGCCATGCTGTATTTACTGGAAATAGAACCCAAGTAAAAGCTACCGGAAGAATTGATAAATTTAACAAACGTTTAGAAAAAATGTCAAAATAA
- the glpO gene encoding type 2 glycerol-3-phosphate oxidase — protein MQNKYDIVIVGGGIIGGAIAYELSQYKLKTTLLEKNPIFADETSKGNSGAIHGGFDPEPHKIEARLNVLGNQLWREKIFKDLTFPHVKVDSLILAFNQEEMDHVHMLYERGLTNKVPKEFLQVIDKEEVLRREPNVNPKVVGALLCTSSYAIDPVRATYAFMGASEQNGTELRTNAKVTDIKYINDEFNIALANGENIIAKVVINAAGHYADVLAEKAGYGDFKQTTRRGEYRILSRSEAGIVNSICFKVPTIHGKGVIVAPMLDGRILVGPTAQENVPKEETRLVTKEKFEYIGQIGKEIIPSIRMDKTEMTLAGSRPIDIETNDFVIRSAKDNKKFINAAGMQSPAIASAPAIALEIAKLVQEAGLTLEKDPNYNPKFKIKF, from the coding sequence ATGCAAAACAAATACGACATAGTAATTGTTGGTGGAGGAATTATTGGTGGGGCTATTGCCTATGAGCTTTCACAATACAAACTTAAAACCACTTTACTAGAAAAAAATCCAATCTTTGCGGATGAAACATCCAAGGGTAATTCAGGAGCAATCCATGGAGGTTTTGACCCTGAACCACACAAAATTGAGGCACGTTTAAATGTGCTTGGTAACCAACTTTGACGTGAAAAAATTTTTAAAGATTTAACTTTTCCCCATGTAAAAGTTGATTCGCTTATTTTAGCTTTTAACCAAGAGGAAATGGATCATGTGCACATGCTTTATGAAAGAGGTTTAACAAATAAAGTTCCAAAAGAATTCTTGCAAGTTATTGACAAAGAAGAAGTATTGAGACGGGAACCAAATGTCAATCCTAAAGTTGTTGGTGCATTATTATGTACTAGCTCGTATGCCATTGATCCAGTAAGAGCAACTTATGCTTTTATGGGAGCAAGTGAGCAAAATGGCACAGAATTAAGAACTAATGCTAAAGTAACAGATATTAAATATATAAATGATGAATTTAATATTGCTTTAGCTAATGGTGAAAATATCATTGCAAAAGTAGTTATTAATGCTGCTGGTCATTATGCTGATGTATTAGCTGAAAAAGCAGGATATGGTGATTTTAAACAAACTACTCGCCGCGGTGAATATCGAATTTTATCTCGTTCTGAAGCAGGAATTGTTAATTCAATTTGTTTCAAAGTTCCAACAATTCACGGAAAGGGAGTAATTGTTGCTCCTATGCTTGATGGAAGAATTTTAGTAGGGCCAACAGCACAAGAAAATGTGCCAAAAGAAGAAACTAGATTAGTCACTAAAGAAAAATTTGAATATATTGGTCAAATTGGAAAAGAAATTATTCCGTCAATTAGAATGGATAAAACCGAAATGACTTTAGCTGGCTCTCGTCCAATTGACATTGAAACTAATGACTTTGTGATACGTTCAGCTAAAGATAATAAAAAATTCATTAATGCTGCAGGAATGCAATCTCCTGCTATCGCCTCAGCCCCAGCTATTGCACTAGAAATTGCAAAATTAGTACAAGAAGCTGGATTAACCTTGGAAAAAGATCCAAATTATAATCCAAAATTTAAAATTAAATTTTAA
- the glpK gene encoding glycerol kinase GlpK, which yields MQNKYVITLDSGTTSCRSLIINHEGQIVASSQVEFDQHFPKSGWVEHDPLQIWNVQLSTMQSAKHKAKIKSHDIAALGITNQRETIVLWDKETGLPVYNAIVWQDRRTSEYCDTLLSTEWNEKITAKTGLIINPYFSGTKIRWILKNVPEAQEKLAQGKLLAGTIDTWLIWKLTDGLVHATDVSNASRTMLYNIHTLDWDQEILDLFEIPRSILPEVKSSSEHYGYVKPTLWSNKALGKVPITGVAGDQQSALFGQMCTEVGMVKNTYGTGCFTLVNTGTTAIKSQNKLLTTIAWKLGNQPTVYALEGSVFIAGAAIKWLRDSIKIIYDAAESDFFASLVKDDQRVYLVPSFTGLGAPYWDSYSRGAIFGLERGTKREHLVKTTLDSIAYQSNDLIQAMAKDLGKPIISLKVDGGASKSNYLMQFQSSISNVKVQRPSNIETTGLGAAYLAGLAVGYWKNIEEVKTLNLPDKVFEPELSQEEVAKLLKGWNESVKRTLNWIKDLE from the coding sequence ATGCAAAATAAATATGTTATTACCTTAGACTCAGGTACTACTTCATGCCGTAGTTTAATTATTAATCATGAAGGGCAAATTGTGGCAAGTAGTCAAGTGGAGTTTGATCAACACTTCCCTAAATCAGGATGAGTAGAACACGATCCACTTCAAATTTGAAATGTGCAATTATCAACAATGCAAAGCGCAAAGCATAAAGCAAAAATTAAATCACATGATATTGCTGCTTTAGGAATTACTAACCAAAGAGAAACAATTGTTTTATGAGATAAAGAAACTGGCTTACCAGTATACAATGCTATTGTTTGGCAAGATCGTAGAACTTCTGAATATTGTGATACTTTATTGTCAACAGAATGAAACGAAAAAATTACCGCTAAAACAGGTTTAATTATTAATCCATATTTTAGCGGAACTAAAATTCGTTGAATTTTAAAAAATGTTCCAGAGGCACAGGAAAAACTTGCCCAAGGTAAATTATTAGCCGGAACAATTGATACATGGTTAATTTGAAAATTAACTGATGGATTAGTACATGCAACTGATGTATCTAATGCTTCAAGAACAATGCTTTATAATATTCACACTTTAGATTGAGACCAAGAAATTTTAGATTTATTTGAAATTCCTCGCTCAATTTTACCGGAAGTAAAATCTTCTTCTGAACATTATGGTTATGTTAAACCAACCTTATGGTCAAATAAAGCACTTGGTAAAGTGCCAATTACCGGAGTAGCTGGTGACCAACAATCTGCTTTATTTGGTCAAATGTGTACTGAAGTAGGTATGGTAAAAAATACTTACGGAACAGGATGTTTTACTTTAGTTAATACCGGTACAACTGCTATTAAATCACAAAATAAACTTTTAACTACTATTGCATGAAAACTTGGTAACCAACCAACTGTTTATGCCCTAGAAGGATCAGTCTTTATTGCTGGCGCAGCAATAAAATGATTAAGAGATTCAATTAAAATTATTTACGATGCCGCTGAATCAGACTTCTTTGCTTCATTAGTTAAAGATGACCAAAGAGTTTACTTAGTTCCTTCATTTACTGGTCTTGGTGCACCATATTGAGATTCATATTCTCGTGGTGCAATCTTTGGACTTGAAAGAGGAACTAAACGTGAGCATTTAGTTAAAACGACCTTAGATTCAATTGCTTACCAATCAAATGATTTAATACAAGCTATGGCCAAAGATTTAGGAAAACCCATTATTTCATTAAAAGTTGATGGTGGAGCTTCAAAATCAAATTACTTAATGCAGTTTCAATCATCAATTTCAAATGTTAAAGTCCAAAGACCATCTAATATCGAAACTACAGGTTTAGGAGCAGCATACCTTGCTGGACTAGCTGTTGGATATTGGAAAAACATTGAGGAAGTAAAAACTCTTAACTTACCAGACAAAGTTTTTGAACCAGAGCTTAGCCAAGAAGAAGTTGCTAAACTTCTTAAAGGCTGAAATGAATCAGTTAAACGAACATTAAATTGAATTAAAGATTTAGAATAG
- a CDS encoding MIP/aquaporin family protein, whose protein sequence is MLYLSEFIGTMILIIFGNGVVYSVSAKRMFANQPGKWVVIALAWGLAVLVAATVAIAMGGPAHLNPAVTIFSLLAGKFKNYHELAFIPLQILGAMAGQIILNFINWKHIQETDLSSVRAAHCTGPAYDNVKENAVIFNFAYELVGTLLLVGVILALGSTHFALISWAQGPLPVALLVMVIGMSLGSSTGYAINPARDLGPRIVYFLMERTLFGPRQKEHVGANWSYSWVPVLAPMLGGAIIGAIALAV, encoded by the coding sequence ATGTTATATTTATCAGAATTTATTGGAACAATGATTCTTATTATCTTTGGTAATGGAGTAGTTTACAGCGTTTCTGCAAAACGTATGTTTGCTAACCAACCAGGAAAATGAGTAGTTATTGCCTTAGCATGAGGTCTTGCAGTATTAGTTGCTGCAACAGTTGCAATAGCAATGGGTGGCCCAGCTCATTTAAACCCAGCTGTAACAATTTTTTCATTACTTGCAGGTAAGTTTAAAAACTACCATGAATTAGCATTTATTCCATTGCAAATTTTAGGTGCAATGGCTGGGCAAATTATCTTAAACTTTATTAATTGAAAACACATTCAAGAAACAGATTTATCCTCAGTGCGTGCAGCTCACTGTACAGGACCAGCTTATGATAATGTGAAAGAAAACGCAGTTATTTTTAACTTTGCTTATGAATTAGTTGGTACTTTATTACTTGTTGGAGTTATCTTAGCTTTAGGAAGCACACACTTTGCTTTAATTAGTTGAGCTCAAGGTCCACTTCCAGTTGCTTTACTTGTTATGGTAATTGGTATGTCATTAGGGTCATCAACTGGATATGCAATCAACCCAGCTAGAGACCTTGGTCCAAGAATTGTGTACTTTTTAATGGAAAGAACTTTATTTGGTCCAAGACAAAAAGAACATGTTGGTGCTAATTGATCATATTCATGAGTACCAGTATTAGCTCCAATGCTTGGTGGGGCAATAATTGGAGCAATTGCTCTTGCGGTTTAA
- the dhaK gene encoding dihydroxyacetone kinase subunit DhaK, producing MKKFINQKEAIIEQMLQGIVKTNPKLQRVEGYNVLYDKTYDPNKVALISGGGSGHEPSHLGYIGKGMLSAAVAGEIFTSPTPDQVEAAINALDSKVGTLLIIKNYTGDKLNFEIAQQLAQASGKAVETVLVNDDVAVENSTWTIGRRGIAGTVFVHKIAGAMAQRGAGLSEVKRVAQKVVDNVRSFGLSLNSIIIPTTGKESFNLPGDEIEFGLGIHGEPGIKRTKMKRSQELIKEMLDLILKDFDYQNAEVALLVNGLGGTPELELYIAANDALEYLASLNITIYQTKVGNFMTSLEMQGISLSLLKLDSELKDLLKRGNRG from the coding sequence GTGAAAAAATTTATTAATCAAAAAGAAGCAATTATCGAACAAATGCTTCAAGGAATAGTTAAAACTAATCCAAAATTACAAAGAGTTGAAGGTTATAATGTTTTATATGATAAAACTTATGACCCAAATAAAGTTGCTTTAATTTCAGGTGGAGGTTCAGGACATGAACCATCGCACCTAGGATATATTGGTAAAGGTATGTTAAGCGCGGCAGTTGCAGGAGAAATATTTACCTCTCCAACTCCCGACCAAGTTGAAGCAGCAATTAATGCTTTAGATTCAAAAGTTGGAACTTTATTAATCATTAAAAACTATACAGGGGATAAACTTAATTTTGAAATAGCGCAACAACTTGCTCAAGCTAGTGGCAAAGCAGTTGAAACAGTTTTAGTTAATGATGATGTTGCTGTCGAAAATTCAACTTGAACTATTGGTAGAAGGGGAATAGCTGGAACAGTCTTTGTGCACAAAATTGCTGGGGCAATGGCACAAAGAGGAGCAGGTTTAAGTGAAGTAAAACGTGTGGCACAAAAAGTTGTTGATAATGTGCGCAGTTTTGGATTAAGCCTTAATTCAATAATTATCCCAACAACTGGTAAAGAATCCTTTAATTTACCAGGAGATGAAATTGAATTTGGTCTTGGAATTCATGGTGAGCCAGGAATCAAAAGAACTAAGATGAAAAGATCACAAGAATTAATTAAGGAAATGCTTGATTTAATTCTTAAAGATTTTGATTATCAAAATGCAGAAGTTGCTTTATTAGTTAATGGCTTAGGAGGCACTCCTGAACTTGAATTATATATAGCAGCTAATGATGCATTAGAATATTTAGCATCATTGAATATTACTATTTACCAAACTAAAGTAGGTAACTTTATGACTTCCTTAGAAATGCAAGGAATCTCGCTTTCTTTGCTTAAATTAGATAGCGAATTAAAAGATTTATTAAAAAGAGGAAACAGAGGTTAA
- the dhaL gene encoding dihydroxyacetone kinase subunit DhaL — translation MKINLSKAKEIIKSIHDELTNQIDYISELDQAIGDGDHGYNISRGFAAAIALDTNNLNLEQYFALVGKTLMAKVGGASGPLYGMSFLNGSKAFKDLETISWASFQNFTKSFADTLETLGKCKLNDKTMYDIWRPFSLKVFEYPKFNDSIRIELLKYLETLVIATKDMVATRGRASYLKDRSYGSIDPGAYTTAIILRSLVKGL, via the coding sequence TTGAAAATAAATTTATCTAAAGCTAAAGAAATAATTAAGTCAATTCATGATGAATTGACTAACCAAATTGATTATATATCAGAATTAGACCAAGCCATTGGTGATGGCGATCATGGTTATAATATTTCTAGGGGCTTTGCAGCCGCAATTGCCTTAGATACAAATAATTTAAACTTAGAACAGTATTTTGCCTTAGTAGGAAAAACCTTAATGGCTAAAGTAGGGGGTGCTTCAGGTCCTTTATATGGAATGTCGTTTTTAAATGGCTCAAAAGCTTTTAAGGATTTAGAAACAATTTCATGGGCTTCCTTCCAAAACTTTACCAAAAGTTTTGCAGATACCTTAGAAACTTTAGGTAAATGTAAATTAAATGATAAAACTATGTATGATATTTGAAGACCTTTTAGTCTTAAAGTCTTTGAGTACCCTAAGTTTAACGATTCAATTAGAATAGAATTATTAAAATATTTAGAAACTTTAGTGATCGCAACTAAAGATATGGTTGCCACGAGAGGAAGAGCTTCATATCTTAAAGATCGCTCCTATGGTTCAATTGACCCAGGAGCTTATACGACTGCTATTATCTTAAGATCATTAGTGAAGGGATTATAA
- a CDS encoding PTS-dependent dihydroxyacetone kinase phosphotransferase subunit DhaM — translation MNKKLFILISHYYNLANTLKEYLTKMLPINNDNIKIIALGGVNQGTELGTEPMQILEAIEANSEINEIFIYSDLGSATLGAQAITNLVSNKEIYVAKGAFVENTFAAYVLANAGASFNEVKQASEEKIAK, via the coding sequence ATGAATAAAAAATTATTTATTTTAATTAGTCATTATTATAATTTAGCTAATACTTTGAAAGAGTATTTAACTAAGATGCTACCAATTAATAATGATAATATTAAAATTATTGCGTTAGGCGGAGTAAACCAAGGAACAGAACTAGGGACTGAGCCAATGCAAATTTTAGAAGCTATTGAAGCAAATTCTGAGATAAATGAAATTTTCATTTATTCAGATTTAGGCTCAGCAACCTTAGGAGCTCAAGCAATAACTAACTTAGTTTCAAACAAAGAAATTTACGTAGCTAAGGGAGCTTTTGTTGAAAATACCTTTGCTGCTTATGTTTTAGCTAATGCAGGAGCAAGCTTTAATGAAGTAAAGCAAGCAAGCGAAGAAAAAATAGCTAAATAA
- a CDS encoding IS3 family transposase has protein sequence MKHNHKAKELKIKHKEIIFQSFVENKERYGRRRLAKYIFQEYNIDINPRTLGNYMKKLKLKHLLDKNVKQKSLKIHVLKCLI, from the coding sequence TTGAAACATAATCATAAAGCTAAAGAGTTAAAGATTAAACATAAAGAAATAATTTTTCAAAGTTTTGTTGAAAATAAAGAGAGGTATGGACGTAGAAGACTCGCTAAATATATTTTCCAAGAATACAATATTGACATAAATCCTAGAACCCTAGGAAATTATATGAAAAAGCTTAAATTGAAACATTTGTTAGACAAAAACGTAAAACAAAAGAGTCTAAAAATACATGTGTTAAAGTGCCTGATTTAG
- the gpmI gene encoding 2,3-bisphosphoglycerate-independent phosphoglycerate mutase, giving the protein MKKTVLIVIDGLGLREQTQGNGFALAKTPTFDYLFASYPNSLIQASGQAVGLPEGQMGNSEVGHLNIGAGTIVYTGLSLIKKALNDGTYKDTKAFVEVFRDVLKNNTTLHLMGLLSSGGVHSLEDHLFELLHAAYSYGLKKVAIHVFGDGRDVAPRSIKESLSKLQAICTEYGYHIASISGRFYAMDRDKMFDRVFEAYNATLGETKESYSDILAYVEDQYKQEISDEFFKPAINNSLTKDYFVKDHDSIIFFNFRPDRARQLTHLFINSNLYDVKAPKQVKINKFVSMMKYEGLDTLIAFSEMDIPMPIGKVLELENKTQLRIAETQKYAHVTFFMDGGKDIQFRNSKRIMVDSLKVESYASAPQMSAEGITDELLKNALSYDLTIMNYANPDMVGHTGDLEATIKAVEFLDTQFARVIEWANKNDVTVFITADHGNAEITQDQRGNPATKHTSSPVMLICTDKSVKLKDGILSNIAPTVLDYMGIKQPKEMDQASLLIK; this is encoded by the coding sequence TTGAAAAAAACAGTTTTAATTGTTATTGATGGTTTAGGTCTTAGAGAGCAAACACAAGGTAATGGGTTTGCTTTAGCTAAAACTCCAACCTTTGATTATTTATTTGCTTCTTACCCAAATTCTCTTATTCAAGCTTCAGGACAAGCTGTCGGCCTTCCTGAAGGACAAATGGGTAATTCAGAAGTAGGCCATTTAAATATTGGAGCTGGTACCATTGTTTATACTGGCTTATCATTAATTAAAAAAGCTTTAAATGATGGTACATACAAAGACACTAAAGCTTTTGTTGAAGTTTTTCGAGATGTCTTGAAAAACAATACTACCTTGCATTTAATGGGACTTTTATCTAGTGGTGGGGTTCATTCATTAGAAGATCATTTATTTGAATTATTACATGCAGCTTATAGCTATGGACTTAAAAAAGTCGCTATACATGTATTTGGCGATGGAAGAGACGTAGCTCCTAGATCAATTAAAGAATCATTAAGCAAATTGCAAGCAATTTGCACTGAATATGGTTACCACATAGCTTCAATTTCTGGAAGATTTTATGCCATGGATCGTGATAAAATGTTTGATAGGGTTTTTGAAGCTTATAATGCTACTTTAGGGGAAACTAAAGAAAGTTATAGTGATATTCTTGCTTATGTTGAAGATCAATATAAGCAAGAAATCTCAGATGAATTTTTTAAACCAGCAATCAATAATTCTTTAACAAAAGATTATTTTGTTAAAGATCATGATTCAATTATTTTCTTTAATTTTAGACCTGACCGAGCACGTCAATTAACCCATTTATTTATTAATTCAAATTTATATGATGTTAAAGCGCCAAAACAAGTTAAAATCAATAAATTTGTTTCAATGATGAAATATGAAGGTTTAGATACCCTTATTGCTTTTAGCGAAATGGATATTCCAATGCCAATTGGAAAAGTTTTAGAACTTGAAAATAAAACACAACTTCGTATTGCAGAAACTCAAAAATATGCTCATGTTACATTCTTTATGGATGGTGGTAAAGATATACAATTTAGAAATTCTAAAAGAATTATGGTAGATTCTTTAAAAGTAGAGTCATATGCTTCTGCTCCACAAATGTCTGCAGAAGGAATTACTGATGAACTTTTAAAGAATGCTTTGAGTTATGATTTAACCATTATGAACTATGCTAATCCAGATATGGTTGGTCATACTGGTGATTTAGAAGCCACTATTAAAGCAGTAGAATTTTTAGATACCCAATTTGCAAGGGTTATAGAATGAGCTAACAAAAATGATGTTACAGTCTTTATTACAGCAGATCATGGTAATGCAGAAATTACCCAAGATCAGCGAGGTAATCCTGCTACTAAACATACTAGCAGCCCAGTTATGTTAATTTGCACCGATAAAAGCGTTAAACTTAAAGATGGTATATTATCAAACATTGCTCCAACAGTTTTAGATTATATGGGTATTAAACAACCAAAAGAAATGGATCAAGCTTCATTATTAATAAAGTAA
- a CDS encoding folate family ECF transporter S component produces the protein MRKMANKIMKISFNDISLFPRWTLKKMAFVAILIAISVSFAIVVVQIMPLVIIPSFKISFISLPIKITGFIFGPWTGLFVGLISDFLSILFVPPVGYNFLYTVAAGINGFIPGVFSVYFMYFLKESFSPKYKVDKINHKIKLLGVKYQEAKLLGNLAKAHEYSLQIINYDQKRSQINKEQNNSLLMNINLLVSIIILTLSLGIILSIINYSPQDIINRSFITDKRILFILMSFGSLSMMLFVIFGRFKFKAHLYNTLLPIISFSAILELANLPILSYADLFSFGGSNKEDVFIWLTQHILLSPIKIWFNIFVVYFSYIIIYRIINKNSALSYK, from the coding sequence ATGAGAAAAATGGCCAATAAAATCATGAAAATTAGTTTTAACGATATTTCACTTTTTCCAAGGTGAACCTTGAAGAAAATGGCTTTTGTGGCAATTTTAATTGCAATATCTGTAAGTTTTGCTATTGTTGTTGTACAAATTATGCCATTAGTTATTATTCCTTCGTTTAAAATTTCATTTATTAGTTTGCCAATTAAAATAACCGGATTTATTTTTGGTCCTTGGACAGGGTTATTCGTTGGCTTAATTAGTGACTTTTTATCAATTTTATTTGTTCCGCCTGTTGGTTATAACTTTTTATATACTGTAGCTGCTGGTATAAATGGGTTTATCCCGGGAGTTTTTAGTGTTTATTTTATGTACTTTTTAAAAGAATCATTTAGCCCTAAGTATAAAGTTGATAAAATCAACCATAAAATTAAATTATTAGGAGTTAAGTACCAAGAAGCAAAGCTGCTTGGTAATTTAGCTAAAGCTCATGAATATAGTTTGCAGATCATTAATTATGATCAAAAACGCTCACAGATTAATAAAGAACAAAACAATTCTTTATTAATGAATATTAATTTATTAGTTTCAATTATAATTTTAACTTTATCATTAGGAATTATTTTATCAATTATTAATTATTCGCCACAAGATATTATTAATCGTTCATTTATTACAGATAAACGAATTTTATTTATCTTAATGTCATTTGGTAGTTTATCAATGATGTTATTTGTGATTTTTGGTCGTTTTAAATTCAAAGCACATTTATACAACACCTTACTGCCAATTATTTCATTTAGTGCTATTTTAGAATTAGCTAATTTACCAATTTTATCTTATGCTGATTTATTTTCATTTGGTGGATCAAACAAAGAAGATGTCTTTATTTGATTAACCCAACATATCTTACTTAGTCCAATTAAAATTTGGTTTAATATCTTTGTTGTGTATTTTTCATATATTATTATTTACCGCATCATTAACAAAAATAGTGCTTTATCATATAAATAG